From the genome of Streptomyces sp. NBC_00659, one region includes:
- a CDS encoding UDP-glucuronic acid decarboxylase family protein gives MRVVVSGGSGFLGSHLCEALLNRGDRVCCLDNLSSGRPANIAGLRHNPRFAFEAWDITETFSVAGDVDAVVNLASPASPVDYQRFPLETLAAGSRGTENMLRLADRHSARFVMASTSEVYGDPRVHPQDETYWGHVNPIGPRSVYDEAKRYAEALSMAYRRNRAVDVGIVRIFNTYGPRMRSYDGRVVSSFIRQALRGEPLTLFGDGSQTRSFCYVDDLVRGLIAMVDSHRPGPFNLGNPGERTVRELAELVVMITGSRSGLRFRPLPVDDPVRRRPVISRAREALGWYPRVSLEDGLRHTVDWFTAESRASLRPSEQSPVGRSS, from the coding sequence ATGCGTGTCGTCGTGTCCGGCGGAAGCGGCTTCCTGGGATCGCATCTGTGCGAGGCCCTGCTGAACAGAGGCGACAGAGTCTGCTGTCTGGACAACCTCTCCTCGGGCAGACCGGCCAACATCGCCGGGCTCCGGCACAACCCCCGGTTCGCCTTCGAGGCCTGGGACATCACCGAGACGTTCAGCGTCGCGGGCGACGTGGACGCCGTGGTGAACCTCGCGAGCCCCGCGTCGCCCGTCGACTACCAGCGCTTCCCGCTGGAGACACTGGCCGCGGGCAGCAGGGGGACGGAGAACATGCTGCGCCTCGCCGACCGTCACTCCGCCCGGTTCGTCATGGCGTCCACCAGCGAGGTCTACGGCGATCCCAGGGTGCATCCGCAGGACGAGACGTACTGGGGACACGTCAACCCCATCGGCCCGCGCAGCGTCTACGACGAGGCCAAGCGATACGCCGAGGCCCTGTCCATGGCGTACCGGCGGAACCGGGCGGTCGACGTGGGAATCGTCCGGATCTTCAACACCTACGGCCCCCGCATGCGTTCGTACGACGGCCGGGTGGTCTCCAGCTTCATCCGGCAGGCGCTCCGCGGCGAGCCCCTGACCCTCTTCGGGGACGGCAGCCAGACCCGGAGTTTCTGCTACGTCGACGACCTGGTCCGGGGTCTGATCGCCATGGTCGATTCACACCGGCCGGGCCCGTTCAACCTCGGGAATCCCGGCGAGCGGACCGTGCGGGAGCTCGCGGAGCTCGTTGTCATGATCACTGGATCGCGCAGCGGACTGCGCTTCCGGCCCCTGCCCGTCGACGACCCGGTCCGCCGGCGCCCTGTCATCTCCCGTGCGCGAGAGGCGCTCGGGTGGTACCCGCGGGTGTCCCTGGAGGACGGGCTGCGGCACACCGTCGACTGGTTCACGGCGGAGTCGCGGGCATCCCTGCGGCCTTCGGAGCAGTCCCCCGTGGGGCGAAGCTCATGA
- the galE gene encoding UDP-glucose 4-epimerase GalE, with translation MSAPSTILVTGGAGFIGSHACVELLDHGYELIVVDDYSNSSPQVFARVERIAGRFLGTVYELDIRDRRALSAVFDRHSVDAVVHFAAHKAVGTSTRMPIDYYDTNVGGTTALLNAMHEHDVHQLVFSSSCSVYGDAGHGPLDESTPARPTNPYAASKFICEQILADVCHRHPEYTVLCLRYFNPAGAHPSGLLGEDPAGSPENLLPNLAQVAIGRRERLRVFGDDYPTADGTAIRDYLHVMDTVEAHRVALDRLADEQGMRVYNLGIGRGSSVLDVIAAFSAECGRPVPYEMVARRPGDVAELVADASAVGRAWGWHPSRDLADMCRDAWRFQELNPQGYAGSARRSSGKG, from the coding sequence ATGAGCGCCCCCTCGACCATTCTCGTCACGGGCGGCGCAGGATTCATCGGTAGTCACGCCTGCGTCGAACTGCTCGACCACGGTTACGAGTTGATCGTGGTCGACGACTATTCCAACAGCAGTCCCCAGGTCTTCGCCCGCGTGGAACGCATCGCGGGCCGTTTCCTCGGCACCGTCTACGAACTGGACATCCGTGATCGACGCGCCCTGTCGGCCGTCTTCGACCGCCACTCAGTGGACGCCGTCGTGCACTTCGCCGCGCACAAGGCCGTCGGCACGTCGACACGGATGCCCATCGACTACTACGACACCAACGTCGGCGGAACGACCGCGCTGCTGAACGCCATGCACGAGCACGACGTGCACCAGCTCGTCTTCTCCTCGTCCTGCTCCGTGTACGGCGACGCCGGCCACGGACCGCTCGACGAGTCGACCCCGGCGCGGCCGACGAATCCCTACGCCGCCTCCAAGTTCATCTGCGAGCAGATCCTCGCCGACGTCTGCCACCGTCACCCCGAGTACACCGTGCTGTGTCTGCGGTACTTCAATCCGGCGGGCGCCCATCCCAGCGGGCTTCTCGGCGAGGACCCCGCCGGCTCTCCGGAGAACCTGCTGCCGAACCTGGCCCAGGTGGCCATCGGGCGACGGGAACGCCTCCGTGTCTTCGGCGACGACTACCCCACGGCGGACGGGACGGCGATCCGCGACTATCTGCACGTCATGGACACCGTCGAGGCGCATCGCGTCGCCCTCGACCGCCTCGCCGACGAACAGGGCATGCGCGTGTACAACCTCGGTATAGGCAGGGGTAGTTCGGTCCTCGACGTGATCGCCGCCTTCTCCGCGGAGTGCGGCAGGCCCGTGCCCTACGAGATGGTCGCGCGCCGCCCCGGCGATGTCGCCGAACTCGTGGCGGACGCCTCGGCCGTGGGGCGCGCCTGGGGCTGGCACCCTTCGCGGGACCTCGCCGACATGTGCCGGGACGCGTGGCGGTTCCAGGAACTGAACCCGCAAGGCTACGCCGGGTCCGCCCGGCGCTCGTCCGGCAAGGGCTGA
- the fusA gene encoding elongation factor G, with protein MRTDLHRHLTGSVTSPLAAVRNLGILAHVDAGKTTVTERILYLTGTIHKRGEVHDGTTVTDFDSQERDRGITIFAAAVTCAWDGHRINLLDTPGHVDFSDEVERSLRVLDGAVAVFDAVAGVEPQSESVWRRADRHGVPRIAFVNKLDRAGADLDTAVDSIRERLHPTPLVVQLPIGTEDAFTGVVDLLRMRALVWADGAESAEEIPVPPELLEEARRRRRLLEEAVAELHPAALEEFCARSTLSAGTLTAALRDLTRTGEGVVVLCGSAYRNRGVEPLLDAMVAYLPSPLDVPAVRGTHDGAEQERAANPQAPFAGLVFKVNATATGRMTYLRVYAGTVEKGQTVLDAGTGRTERIARILRVRADRHAELERAVAGDIVAVIGPKSARSGATLCAPAAPLLLEPPVVADPVVSVAVEARRSTETDRLASALVRLAEEDPSLVVRTDPETGQTVLSGMGELHLEVAVEKIRRAHGLDVAVGRPRVSYRETVARGVSGLVYRHVKQDGGAGQFAHVVLDVEPLGTDPGGPEGTATDFVFRSAVVGGRVPQEYVRAVEAGCRDALAEGPLGGHPVTGLRVTLTDGATHVKDSSETAFRAAGRFGLREALRASAMVLLEPVAEVTVTVPEDAVGGVLGDLAARRGRVSGSLSRGSTSVITATVPLAELFGYATRLRSRTQGRGVFTTRPAGLAPAPSQSAAAR; from the coding sequence GTGCGTACCGACCTGCACCGTCACCTCACCGGCTCTGTCACCAGCCCCCTCGCCGCCGTCCGCAACCTGGGCATCCTCGCCCACGTCGACGCCGGGAAGACCACCGTGACCGAACGGATCCTCTACCTCACCGGCACCATCCACAAACGGGGTGAGGTCCATGACGGCACCACCGTCACCGACTTCGACTCCCAGGAGCGCGACCGCGGCATCACCATCTTCGCCGCGGCCGTCACCTGCGCCTGGGACGGCCACCGGATCAACCTGCTCGACACCCCCGGCCACGTCGACTTCTCCGACGAGGTGGAGCGCTCGCTCCGCGTCCTCGACGGAGCCGTCGCGGTGTTCGACGCCGTGGCGGGCGTCGAGCCGCAGAGCGAGTCGGTGTGGCGGCGGGCCGACCGGCACGGCGTCCCGCGGATCGCCTTCGTGAACAAGCTGGACCGCGCGGGCGCCGACCTGGACACCGCCGTCGACTCGATCCGTGAGCGGCTGCATCCGACGCCCCTGGTCGTCCAGTTGCCGATCGGCACGGAGGACGCCTTCACGGGCGTGGTGGATCTGCTGCGGATGCGCGCGCTGGTGTGGGCCGACGGCGCCGAGTCGGCCGAGGAGATCCCGGTGCCGCCGGAGCTGCTGGAGGAGGCCCGACGGCGACGCCGGCTGCTGGAGGAGGCGGTGGCGGAACTTCATCCGGCGGCCCTGGAGGAGTTCTGCGCCCGTTCCACCCTCTCGGCGGGGACCCTCACGGCCGCGCTCCGCGACCTGACCCGGACCGGCGAGGGCGTGGTCGTGCTGTGTGGCTCGGCCTACCGCAACCGCGGTGTCGAACCGCTGCTGGACGCCATGGTGGCCTACCTGCCCTCGCCGCTCGATGTGCCCGCCGTCCGCGGCACGCACGACGGCGCGGAGCAGGAACGGGCGGCGAACCCGCAAGCGCCGTTCGCGGGGCTGGTGTTCAAGGTGAACGCCACCGCCACCGGACGGATGACGTATCTGCGTGTCTACGCGGGCACGGTGGAGAAGGGACAGACGGTGCTGGACGCGGGAACGGGACGCACCGAGCGGATCGCCCGCATCCTGCGGGTACGGGCCGACCGTCACGCCGAGCTGGAGCGCGCGGTGGCCGGGGACATCGTCGCCGTGATCGGGCCGAAGTCCGCCCGGTCCGGCGCCACCCTGTGCGCCCCCGCGGCGCCGTTGCTCCTCGAACCGCCGGTCGTCGCCGATCCGGTGGTGTCCGTGGCGGTCGAGGCGCGCAGGAGCACCGAGACCGACCGTCTGGCGTCGGCGCTGGTCCGGCTGGCCGAGGAGGACCCCTCACTGGTCGTCCGCACCGACCCCGAGACCGGGCAGACGGTGCTGTCGGGCATGGGAGAACTGCATCTGGAGGTGGCGGTGGAGAAGATCCGGCGCGCCCACGGGCTCGACGTCGCCGTCGGGCGGCCGAGGGTGTCCTACCGGGAGACGGTGGCCCGCGGGGTGTCGGGTCTGGTGTACCGGCATGTCAAACAGGACGGCGGCGCGGGGCAGTTCGCCCATGTCGTCCTCGACGTGGAGCCGCTGGGGACGGACCCCGGCGGTCCGGAGGGGACGGCGACGGACTTCGTCTTCCGGTCGGCGGTCGTCGGCGGCCGGGTGCCGCAGGAGTACGTCCGTGCCGTGGAGGCGGGCTGCCGGGACGCGCTCGCCGAGGGTCCCCTCGGCGGTCACCCGGTGACCGGGCTGCGCGTCACCCTCACCGACGGGGCGACCCACGTGAAGGACTCCTCGGAGACGGCGTTCCGCGCGGCCGGCCGGTTCGGGCTGCGTGAGGCGCTGCGCGCCAGTGCGATGGTCCTGCTGGAGCCGGTGGCCGAGGTCACCGTCACCGTGCCCGAGGACGCGGTGGGCGGGGTGCTCGGCGACCTCGCGGCCCGGCGCGGCCGGGTCTCGGGCTCGCTCAGCCGCGGGAGTACGTCGGTGATCACCGCCACCGTGCCGCTGGCCGAACTCTTCGGCTACGCGACCCGGTTGCGCAGCAGGACCCAGGGCCGGGGCGTGTTCACCACCCGTCCCGCCGGTCTCGCCCCGGCCCCCTCCCAGAGCGCGGCCGCCCGGTAA
- a CDS encoding glycoside hydrolase family 15 protein translates to MNAPIEDYALISDLETAAMVGRDGSIDWLCLPRFDSPACLAAMLGTQDNGFWRIAPASRAVRVPCADRAYRPDTLVLESRWETPTGVVRVTDFMPPRSQLPCVVRMVEGLSGSVTMRSELRLRFHQGRVVPWVQVGEACTVAVAGPDAVWLNTEDLEAEPGGERSIVHEFTIVAGRRTTLTFVWAPSYVPEPPTPLSVPPETVLKETTDFWRSWTAQCHYQGPWRDAVVRSLITLKALTYAPTGGIVAAPTTSLPGRIGGERNWDHRFCWLRDSALTLSCLLRCGYRDEATAWLGWLVRAIAGQPADLQSVYGVGGQRLLRETEAPWLPGYEGSRPVRFGNSAMSQFQLDVYGEVLDALLLSLRAGIPMPGHVWSLVEAMMGQLRRQWRQPDQGLWQVRGPARQFVHSKVMAWVAADRALRMGELLGRNGPSDVWRALRDDVHREVCREGWDAGRGSFVQSYGSSALDASALLISRLGFLPAEDERVLGTVRAMRELTHGGFVRRYAPNGHGPHGVDGMHGGEGTFVACSLWYADALATTGHREEATEVFERVLEIRNDLGLLSEQWDPDAGRQLGNAPQAFSHIALVETAFLLSEE, encoded by the coding sequence ATGAACGCACCCATCGAGGACTACGCCCTCATCAGCGATCTGGAAACCGCTGCCATGGTTGGCAGGGACGGTTCCATCGACTGGCTGTGTCTGCCCCGGTTCGACTCCCCGGCCTGTCTGGCCGCGATGCTGGGCACACAGGACAACGGCTTCTGGCGCATCGCGCCGGCCTCACGAGCGGTGCGTGTTCCCTGCGCCGACCGCGCCTACCGGCCGGACACACTCGTCCTGGAGTCCCGCTGGGAGACGCCCACGGGTGTCGTGCGGGTCACCGACTTCATGCCGCCGCGCAGTCAACTGCCGTGTGTCGTGCGCATGGTGGAAGGACTGTCGGGCTCCGTGACCATGCGCAGCGAGCTACGGCTGCGTTTCCACCAGGGCAGGGTGGTGCCGTGGGTCCAGGTCGGTGAGGCCTGCACGGTCGCGGTCGCCGGGCCGGACGCCGTCTGGCTGAACACCGAGGACCTGGAGGCGGAACCCGGCGGCGAGCGCTCCATCGTCCACGAATTCACCATCGTGGCCGGACGCAGGACGACCCTGACGTTCGTGTGGGCGCCCTCGTACGTGCCCGAGCCGCCCACTCCGCTGTCCGTTCCGCCGGAGACGGTCCTCAAGGAGACCACTGACTTCTGGCGGAGCTGGACCGCCCAGTGCCACTACCAAGGGCCCTGGCGCGACGCCGTGGTGCGGTCCCTGATCACGCTCAAGGCGCTCACCTACGCGCCCACCGGGGGCATCGTCGCGGCCCCGACGACCTCGCTGCCCGGCCGCATCGGCGGCGAACGCAACTGGGACCACCGCTTCTGCTGGCTGCGCGACTCCGCGCTGACGCTGTCCTGCCTGCTTCGATGCGGCTACCGCGACGAGGCGACGGCCTGGCTGGGCTGGCTGGTGCGGGCCATCGCGGGGCAACCCGCCGATCTCCAGTCCGTGTACGGCGTCGGCGGACAGCGGCTGCTCCGGGAGACGGAGGCGCCGTGGCTGCCGGGCTACGAGGGCTCGCGGCCGGTCCGCTTCGGGAACTCCGCCATGAGCCAGTTCCAGCTCGACGTGTACGGCGAGGTGCTCGACGCGCTCCTGTTGTCGCTGCGGGCCGGCATCCCCATGCCGGGCCATGTGTGGAGCCTGGTGGAGGCCATGATGGGCCAACTCCGCCGCCAGTGGCGCCAGCCGGATCAGGGGCTGTGGCAAGTGCGCGGCCCGGCGCGGCAGTTCGTGCACTCCAAGGTGATGGCCTGGGTGGCCGCCGACCGCGCGCTGCGGATGGGAGAGCTGCTCGGCAGGAACGGGCCCTCGGACGTCTGGAGGGCCCTGCGGGACGACGTGCACCGGGAGGTGTGCCGGGAGGGGTGGGACGCGGGACGCGGGTCCTTCGTCCAGTCCTACGGTTCGTCGGCGCTGGACGCCTCGGCGCTGCTGATTTCGCGGCTGGGTTTCCTGCCCGCCGAGGACGAGAGGGTGCTCGGCACCGTGCGGGCGATGCGGGAGCTGACCCACGGCGGGTTCGTGCGGCGGTACGCCCCGAACGGGCACGGCCCGCACGGCGTGGACGGGATGCACGGCGGCGAGGGCACGTTCGTGGCGTGCTCCCTCTGGTACGCCGACGCGCTCGCCACGACCGGACACCGGGAAGAGGCGACGGAGGTGTTCGAGCGGGTGCTGGAGATCCGCAATGACCTCGGTCTGCTCTCGGAGCAGTGGGATCCTGACGCGGGCCGCCAACTGGGCAACGCACCGCAGGCGTTCAGCCACATCGCCCTGGTGGAGACCGCGTTCCTGCTGTCGGAGGAGTGA
- a CDS encoding lectin, with amino-acid sequence MSPLSNMLCLARLLRRAGVHGVVLLLTVAALTGLGRPAAPLRATPAAVATTQAAVTPAPMGWASWNSFASAIDYATIKAQADALVSSGMAAAGYRYVNIDEGWWQGARDSSGNISVDTAQWPGGMKAIADYIHGKGLKAGIYTDAGKNGCGYYYPTPSTTPAAPGTGLEGHNQQDLQTFQNWGFDFVKVDWCGGDAEGLDQETTYKAIRDANTAATAVTGRPLVLSLCEWGTGNPWNWAAGTGDLWRTSTDIVYWPDNPSMTSVLANFDKSLHPAAQHTGFYNDPDMMTVGMTGLSAAQNRTHMGLWAISGAPLLAGNNLATMSASTRSVLTNSEVIAIDQDPRGLQGVKVAEDTTGLQVYSKVLSGTGKRAVLLLNRTSAAADVTARWTDMGLTTAAATVRNVWTATDAGSHATSYTAAVPAGEAVLLTVGGTEGSGTTYEDTTSATTPTFTGVSTSAAGTRLVDISYANGGSTARRATLQVNGQYAQTLAFPPTGSTGTYRTVSVLASSAKGSNTLKFAAASGTAPDIDAVTVRALPGTDGTAIVGTGSGRCLDFFKSAIANNTQAELWDCGGGQNQTFTATSRGELVVYGNKCLDAYNSGTANGTRVVLWDCNGGTNQKWTLTSGGTVTSNVSGLCLDASGNGTANGTPIVLWSCNGGSNQRWSRN; translated from the coding sequence ATGTCCCCTCTTTCGAACATGCTCTGTCTGGCACGCCTCCTCAGACGCGCCGGTGTCCATGGCGTCGTCCTGCTGCTCACCGTCGCCGCGCTGACCGGTCTCGGCCGCCCGGCCGCGCCGCTGCGGGCCACTCCGGCCGCCGTCGCCACCACCCAGGCAGCGGTCACCCCGGCCCCGATGGGCTGGGCGTCCTGGAACAGCTTCGCCAGTGCGATCGACTACGCCACCATCAAGGCCCAGGCCGACGCCCTCGTTTCCTCCGGCATGGCCGCCGCCGGATACAGGTACGTCAACATCGACGAGGGCTGGTGGCAGGGTGCCCGCGACAGCAGCGGCAACATCAGTGTCGACACCGCCCAGTGGCCGGGCGGCATGAAGGCCATCGCCGACTACATCCACGGCAAGGGTCTCAAGGCTGGCATCTACACCGACGCCGGGAAGAACGGCTGCGGCTACTACTACCCGACCCCCTCCACGACCCCGGCCGCCCCCGGCACCGGTCTGGAGGGCCACAACCAGCAGGACCTCCAGACCTTCCAGAACTGGGGCTTCGACTTCGTCAAGGTCGACTGGTGCGGCGGCGACGCCGAGGGCCTCGACCAGGAGACGACGTACAAGGCGATCCGCGACGCGAACACCGCGGCCACCGCGGTCACAGGCCGCCCGCTCGTCCTGTCCCTGTGCGAATGGGGCACGGGCAACCCGTGGAACTGGGCCGCCGGCACCGGAGACCTGTGGCGCACCAGCACCGACATCGTCTACTGGCCCGACAACCCCTCGATGACGAGCGTCCTCGCGAACTTCGACAAGTCGCTGCACCCCGCCGCCCAGCACACCGGCTTCTACAACGACCCCGACATGATGACCGTCGGCATGACGGGTCTGAGCGCCGCCCAGAACCGTACCCACATGGGACTGTGGGCCATCTCCGGCGCACCGCTCCTCGCGGGCAACAACCTGGCCACCATGAGCGCGTCCACCAGATCGGTCCTCACCAACTCCGAGGTCATCGCCATCGACCAGGATCCGCGCGGTCTCCAGGGCGTCAAGGTCGCCGAGGACACGACGGGCCTTCAGGTCTACAGCAAGGTCCTCTCCGGCACCGGGAAGCGCGCGGTCCTGCTGCTGAACCGCACGTCCGCCGCCGCCGACGTCACCGCCCGCTGGACGGACATGGGCCTGACGACGGCCGCCGCCACCGTTCGCAATGTGTGGACCGCCACCGACGCCGGTTCCCACGCGACGAGTTACACCGCCGCCGTACCCGCGGGCGAGGCCGTCCTGCTCACCGTCGGCGGCACCGAGGGCTCCGGGACCACGTACGAGGACACCACCTCGGCGACGACCCCCACCTTCACCGGCGTCAGCACGTCCGCCGCCGGCACCCGGCTGGTCGACATCAGCTACGCCAACGGCGGTTCCACGGCCCGCCGGGCGACACTCCAGGTCAACGGCCAGTACGCGCAGACCCTCGCCTTCCCGCCCACCGGGTCGACGGGCACGTACCGCACCGTCTCCGTCCTCGCCTCGTCGGCCAAGGGCTCCAACACGCTGAAGTTCGCGGCGGCTTCGGGCACGGCGCCCGACATCGACGCGGTCACGGTCCGCGCCCTGCCCGGGACCGACGGCACCGCGATCGTCGGCACCGGCTCCGGGCGCTGCCTCGACTTCTTCAAGAGCGCCATCGCGAACAACACCCAGGCCGAACTCTGGGACTGCGGCGGAGGCCAGAACCAGACGTTCACCGCCACCTCCCGCGGCGAACTCGTCGTCTACGGCAACAAATGCCTCGACGCCTACAACAGCGGGACCGCGAACGGCACCCGGGTCGTCCTGTGGGACTGCAACGGCGGCACCAACCAGAAGTGGACCCTCACCTCCGGCGGCACCGTCACCAGCAATGTCTCCGGCCTGTGCCTCGACGCGTCGGGCAACGGCACGGCGAACGGAACACCGATCGTCCTGTGGTCGTGCAACGGCGGATCGAACCAGCGGTGGAGCCGCAACTGA
- a CDS encoding MBL fold metallo-hydrolase, whose protein sequence is MRAEAIVEAAPGVHLVHGSNTNWVVLSEGDSVTLIDTGYPGDRENLLASLKALGHEPEAVTAVLITHAHSDHLGSAEFLNRTYGTPVQLHEAEVPHARREFLHQVSVGQVLRQVWRPGVLPWMVHALRSGGTTDVAMTKPEAFPHEGPLDLPGRPVPVHTPGHTPGHCVYHLPEAGVLISGDALVSGHPTSRIQGPQLLPRMFDTERAGALASLDRVEALAADVLLPGHGPVHRAPVREAARRARELAG, encoded by the coding sequence ATGCGCGCGGAAGCGATCGTCGAAGCAGCACCCGGAGTGCATCTGGTGCACGGCAGCAACACGAACTGGGTGGTGCTGTCCGAGGGCGACTCGGTCACCCTGATCGACACGGGCTATCCGGGCGACCGCGAGAACCTTCTGGCGTCGCTGAAGGCCCTCGGGCACGAGCCCGAGGCGGTGACGGCCGTGCTCATCACTCACGCCCACAGCGACCACCTCGGCTCCGCCGAGTTCCTGAACCGCACCTACGGCACTCCGGTCCAGCTCCACGAGGCCGAAGTGCCCCACGCGCGCCGCGAGTTCCTCCACCAGGTGAGCGTCGGACAGGTATTGCGGCAGGTGTGGCGCCCCGGCGTGCTGCCCTGGATGGTGCACGCCCTGCGCTCCGGCGGCACGACGGACGTGGCCATGACGAAGCCCGAGGCATTCCCGCACGAGGGTCCGCTCGACCTGCCCGGCCGGCCCGTCCCGGTGCACACTCCGGGCCACACGCCCGGCCACTGTGTCTACCACCTGCCGGAGGCCGGAGTACTGATCTCCGGCGACGCCCTGGTGAGCGGTCACCCCACCTCGCGGATTCAGGGGCCCCAGCTGCTGCCCAGGATGTTCGACACCGAGCGCGCCGGGGCGCTCGCCTCGCTCGACCGCGTCGAGGCCCTCGCCGCCGATGTGCTGCTGCCCGGGCACGGGCCCGTGCACCGCGCCCCGGTCCGCGAGGCCGCGCGTCGCGCCCGGGAGCTGGCCGGCTGA